In Salinibacterium sp. dk2585, a single window of DNA contains:
- a CDS encoding M50 family metallopeptidase, with the protein MIPDWQALFTRAEPLDLSPWVMLAIVAVAALVSIPRASWKIFGLFTTLVHELGHAVAAMLTGRIIKGIRIRRNHAGEALSYGSGRAVVSGLMGYPAPAIVGAGQLWAVFSGYPSIALFAGGVVLLLTLIVIRNLFGVLVVLGSAAVSAALWFFAPPQVQEYALLVIGIALLVGSVRGLGAVIAVHTRNRRQLATSDAYILYMHTGVPSPVWLLLFAIMIAVCWALAIWAYVGSLG; encoded by the coding sequence GTGATCCCCGACTGGCAAGCCCTCTTCACCCGCGCCGAACCCCTCGACCTCTCCCCCTGGGTCATGCTGGCCATCGTCGCCGTGGCGGCCCTCGTCAGCATCCCGCGCGCAAGCTGGAAGATCTTCGGCCTCTTCACCACCCTCGTGCACGAGCTCGGGCATGCGGTCGCGGCGATGCTCACGGGTCGCATCATCAAGGGCATCCGCATCCGCCGCAATCACGCCGGCGAGGCGCTCAGCTACGGCTCGGGTCGCGCGGTCGTCAGCGGGCTTATGGGCTACCCGGCCCCGGCGATCGTCGGCGCGGGCCAGCTGTGGGCCGTGTTCAGCGGCTACCCCTCGATCGCCCTGTTCGCGGGCGGCGTCGTGCTGCTGCTCACGCTGATCGTCATCCGCAACCTGTTCGGCGTGCTCGTCGTGCTCGGCTCGGCCGCCGTCAGCGCCGCCCTCTGGTTCTTCGCCCCACCGCAGGTGCAGGAGTACGCGCTGCTGGTCATCGGCATCGCCCTCCTCGTGGGCTCAGTGCGCGGGCTCGGGGCCGTCATCGCGGTGCACACGCGCAACCGCAGGCAGCTCGCGACATCCGATGCCTACATCCTCTACATGCACACCGGGGTGCCGTCGCCCGTGTGGCTGCTGCTCTTTGCGATCATGATCGCCGTATGCTGGGCGCTCGCGATCTGGGCCTACGTCGGCTCCCTCGGCTGA
- the urtD gene encoding urea ABC transporter ATP-binding protein UrtD has product MSETSQPGASVAIANLSVSFDGFRAVDDVSLHMIEGQVHFLIGPNGAGKTTLVDALTGLVPATGSAMYNGNDLLTMKTNKIIRAGVGRTFQTATVFDELTVLQNLDIAGGLHRKAWRLPFARRTTPESVDVALETIGLTGARDKPAGILAHGQKQWLEIGMMLVQDAKVMFLDEPVAGMNADERDETGMLLRRIGDERTIIVIEHDMEFVRSYAEWVTVMHGGKLLTAGTVEHVQADKRVQEVYLGSTEDAAVEGKVVADA; this is encoded by the coding sequence ATGAGCGAGACATCCCAGCCTGGCGCCTCTGTCGCCATCGCGAACCTTTCGGTGAGCTTCGACGGATTCAGGGCGGTGGACGATGTCAGCCTGCACATGATCGAAGGTCAGGTGCACTTTCTGATCGGCCCCAATGGTGCCGGCAAGACCACGCTCGTCGATGCCCTCACCGGTCTCGTGCCCGCCACGGGGAGCGCAATGTACAACGGCAACGATCTGCTCACCATGAAGACGAACAAGATCATTCGGGCGGGGGTCGGCCGCACGTTCCAGACCGCCACCGTCTTCGACGAGCTCACGGTGCTGCAGAATCTTGACATCGCCGGCGGGCTGCACCGCAAGGCCTGGCGCCTGCCATTCGCCCGCCGCACGACGCCAGAGTCGGTCGACGTGGCGCTGGAGACGATCGGCCTGACGGGGGCGCGCGACAAGCCGGCGGGCATCCTCGCGCACGGGCAGAAGCAGTGGCTCGAGATTGGCATGATGCTGGTGCAGGACGCCAAGGTGATGTTCCTCGATGAACCGGTGGCGGGCATGAACGCCGACGAGCGGGACGAGACCGGGATGTTGCTGCGCAGGATCGGTGATGAACGCACGATCATCGTGATCGAACACGACATGGAGTTCGTGCGCAGCTACGCCGAGTGGGTGACCGTGATGCACGGCGGAAAGCTGCTCACGGCAGGCACGGTCGAGCACGTGCAAGCAGACAAGCGGGTGCAGGAGGTCTACCTCGGGTCAACGGAAGATGCTGCCGTCGAGGGCAAGGTGGTCGCTGATGCTTGA
- a CDS encoding nuclease-related domain-containing DEAD/DEAH box helicase yields MSLTRRSGDHMAAGGSAAQQAQRLSALSASFAREAASAKAEAGRYAAAAIAERKLAHRLAPLLAHGYHLLADRKWPGSKSAQLDLIVVGPSGVWIVDSKHWNDFTIAGGSMFRGDADVTDDALRLADVANDAESAFAEVGLAPGEVRAVLAMHGHSKRIGEVGPVEVVGADDIHRYFASRGNRLSIGEVERVLTVAMQHFPAYIGPQITSIPTLIAEPAVQELIDEIPDELFAEQQLLSEEEVAETLTIAKLAEDIEGWMTFLHPSQAKLVRRTFNGPARIRGSAGTSKTVVGLHRAAYLARMRPEGKVLFTTFVSTLPAVMSNLLARLDPAVADRVEFVNVHRWAIDLLKERGIRHKLDGRGATAQWKSAWASLASPHKDRLAARAGTRDDDYWREEVESVIKGRGLTTFEAYAECARPGRSIRLNMDDRRAVWALHLDYQARLRAAGIHDFNDVILLAEQSLQRHPLEGYSAVIVDEAQDLSLAMIRMLHHLVGDQQDAFTLIGDGQQSIYPGGYVLSEAGISLAGRGVVLSVNYRNTVEILDFANKTIAATGYVDIDDSAQTPDAAADAGFEALESLRRHGHPPVFDHFASAAEHDAAIVRRVRQAASNDDTSLGDIAVLCDTNYQVKKALALLKTASVAAINLEDYEGTPVDRFKVGTIKRAKGLEFKAVLLPWTPPLPTEPDPNDERMLRAYRERYVAATRARDRLWMGSC; encoded by the coding sequence ATGTCCCTCACACGTCGATCGGGGGATCACATGGCGGCCGGGGGTTCTGCAGCACAGCAGGCGCAGCGCCTGAGCGCGCTCAGCGCGAGTTTCGCGCGCGAGGCGGCGAGCGCGAAAGCTGAAGCGGGCCGCTACGCCGCCGCCGCGATCGCCGAACGCAAGCTCGCCCACCGGCTAGCTCCGCTCCTCGCTCACGGCTACCACCTGCTCGCCGACCGCAAGTGGCCTGGCTCCAAGTCGGCCCAGCTCGACCTCATCGTCGTCGGGCCGTCCGGCGTGTGGATCGTCGACTCCAAGCACTGGAACGACTTCACCATCGCCGGCGGCAGCATGTTCCGTGGAGATGCGGATGTCACGGATGACGCCCTCCGCCTCGCCGACGTCGCCAACGACGCCGAGTCCGCCTTCGCAGAGGTCGGTCTCGCGCCCGGCGAAGTCCGAGCCGTGCTCGCCATGCACGGCCACAGCAAACGCATCGGCGAAGTCGGGCCCGTGGAGGTGGTCGGGGCCGACGACATCCACCGCTACTTCGCCAGCCGGGGCAACCGGCTCAGCATCGGCGAGGTCGAACGCGTGCTCACGGTGGCCATGCAGCATTTCCCCGCCTACATCGGACCCCAAATCACCAGCATCCCGACCCTCATCGCCGAACCCGCCGTGCAGGAACTCATCGACGAGATCCCCGACGAGCTCTTCGCCGAACAGCAGCTGCTCAGCGAAGAAGAGGTCGCCGAGACGCTCACGATCGCCAAGCTCGCGGAAGACATCGAAGGGTGGATGACGTTCCTCCACCCCAGCCAGGCGAAACTCGTTCGCCGCACGTTCAACGGCCCCGCGCGAATCCGCGGCTCCGCCGGAACCAGCAAGACCGTCGTCGGCCTCCACCGCGCGGCCTACCTCGCCCGCATGCGTCCCGAGGGCAAAGTGCTGTTCACGACCTTCGTCAGCACCCTCCCCGCCGTCATGTCGAACCTACTCGCCCGCCTCGACCCAGCGGTCGCCGACCGAGTCGAATTCGTCAACGTGCACCGCTGGGCCATTGACCTGCTCAAGGAGCGCGGCATCCGCCACAAGCTCGACGGACGCGGCGCGACTGCCCAATGGAAGAGCGCCTGGGCCTCGCTCGCCTCGCCCCATAAGGACCGCCTCGCCGCGCGTGCCGGCACCCGCGACGACGACTACTGGCGGGAAGAGGTCGAATCGGTCATCAAGGGCCGGGGACTCACGACGTTTGAGGCCTACGCCGAATGTGCACGCCCCGGCCGCAGCATCCGCCTCAACATGGACGACCGCCGCGCCGTCTGGGCCCTCCACCTCGACTACCAAGCGCGGCTCCGCGCCGCCGGAATCCACGACTTCAACGACGTCATCCTCCTCGCCGAACAGTCCCTGCAACGGCACCCCCTCGAGGGCTACAGCGCCGTCATCGTAGACGAAGCGCAAGACCTTTCCCTCGCCATGATCCGGATGCTCCATCATCTAGTCGGCGACCAGCAAGACGCCTTCACGCTCATCGGCGACGGCCAACAGTCCATTTACCCGGGCGGCTACGTGCTCAGCGAGGCGGGCATCTCGCTCGCCGGACGCGGCGTCGTCCTCAGCGTGAACTACCGCAACACGGTCGAGATCCTCGACTTCGCCAACAAGACCATCGCCGCGACCGGCTACGTCGACATCGACGACAGTGCGCAGACACCGGATGCTGCGGCCGACGCGGGTTTCGAGGCGCTCGAGTCGCTGCGCCGCCACGGGCATCCGCCGGTCTTTGACCACTTCGCCAGCGCGGCCGAGCACGACGCGGCCATCGTGCGGCGGGTGCGGCAGGCGGCATCCAACGACGACACGTCGCTGGGCGATATCGCGGTGCTGTGCGACACCAACTACCAGGTGAAGAAGGCGCTTGCGCTACTGAAGACGGCCAGCGTCGCCGCCATCAACCTCGAAGACTACGAAGGCACGCCAGTCGACCGCTTCAAGGTCGGCACCATCAAGCGGGCGAAGGGCCTCGAGTTCAAGGCGGTGCTGCTGCCGTGGACTCCCCCGCTGCCCACCGAACCCGACCCGAACGACGAGCGGATGCTGCGCGCCTACCGCGAACGCTACGTCGCCGCCACGCGGGCTCGCGACCGGCTGTGGATGGGGAGCTGTTGA
- a CDS encoding alkene reductase produces MDLFSPLTAGNLELANRVVMAPLTRLRSGADGVPGDLIAEHYAQRAGHGLIITEGVYPSQEGRAFWGQPGIVTDEQAAGWRKVADAVHAEGGRIVMQVMNGGRVSHPDITGTERIVAPSAIAINGVVRTPNGKQAFPVPHALTTEELADVRDEFVAAAQRAIDAGLDGVEVHGANGYLLHEFLSPASNQRTDAYGGSPDARAGFVIEVTTAIAEAVGAGRVGIRISPEHNIQDALETDAADLRATYGALVDGLAPLGLAYLSVLHADPAGDLVQDLRQRFGGVFIANSGFGILTTKAAAIDFVADGHADAVAVGRLAIANPDLVARWQGGHPENEPNPATFYADGAEGYTDYPRLAS; encoded by the coding sequence GTGGATCTGTTTTCCCCCCTCACCGCCGGCAACCTCGAGCTTGCGAACCGGGTGGTGATGGCTCCCCTCACGCGCCTGCGTTCCGGCGCGGACGGCGTGCCGGGTGACCTGATCGCCGAGCACTACGCGCAGCGCGCCGGCCACGGCCTCATCATCACGGAGGGCGTGTACCCGAGCCAGGAAGGTCGCGCGTTCTGGGGTCAGCCCGGAATCGTCACCGATGAGCAGGCCGCCGGCTGGCGCAAGGTCGCCGACGCGGTGCACGCCGAGGGCGGCCGCATCGTCATGCAGGTCATGAATGGTGGCAGGGTGTCGCATCCGGACATCACCGGCACCGAGCGCATCGTGGCGCCCAGCGCGATCGCCATCAACGGCGTCGTGCGCACGCCGAACGGCAAGCAGGCCTTCCCCGTGCCGCACGCCCTCACGACCGAGGAGCTGGCCGACGTGCGCGACGAGTTCGTCGCGGCCGCCCAGCGCGCGATCGACGCCGGGCTCGACGGCGTCGAGGTGCACGGAGCCAACGGCTACCTGCTCCATGAGTTCCTCTCCCCCGCATCGAACCAGCGCACGGACGCCTACGGCGGCTCGCCGGATGCCCGCGCCGGGTTCGTCATCGAGGTCACGACGGCGATCGCCGAGGCTGTGGGGGCCGGGCGCGTGGGCATCCGCATCTCGCCTGAGCACAACATTCAGGATGCTCTGGAGACGGATGCTGCGGACCTCCGCGCCACCTACGGCGCCCTCGTCGACGGGCTCGCCCCTCTTGGCCTCGCCTACCTCAGCGTGCTCCACGCCGACCCGGCGGGAGACCTCGTGCAAGACCTGCGGCAGCGCTTTGGCGGTGTCTTCATCGCTAACAGCGGATTCGGCATCCTCACCACGAAGGCGGCGGCGATCGACTTCGTCGCCGACGGTCACGCGGATGCCGTCGCCGTCGGCCGGCTCGCGATCGCCAACCCCGACCTCGTCGCGCGGTGGCAGGGCGGCCACCCCGAGAACGAGCCCAACCCGGCCACGTTCTACGCCGACGGCGCCGAGGGCTACACCGACTACCCGCGGCTCGCGAGTTAG
- a CDS encoding type II toxin-antitoxin system VapC family toxin, protein MIALDASVVIALLDAGDPHHDRAADLFREHAATGFILHPLTLAEILVGPVRAGRAHRLLSDLRAMGIINHESPAGEPLLLAELRATTGLKMPDCCVIATAAHASAPLASFDEQLTRVAADLGHTVVR, encoded by the coding sequence GTGATCGCCCTTGACGCGAGTGTCGTGATCGCCCTCCTCGACGCCGGCGACCCGCACCACGACCGCGCAGCCGACCTGTTTCGCGAGCACGCGGCGACGGGATTCATCCTTCACCCCCTGACGCTCGCCGAAATCCTCGTCGGCCCCGTACGCGCCGGCCGAGCGCACCGCCTGCTCAGCGACCTGCGAGCAATGGGCATCATCAACCACGAGAGCCCCGCAGGCGAACCCCTTCTGCTCGCCGAACTCCGCGCCACGACAGGCCTCAAAATGCCGGACTGTTGCGTCATCGCCACAGCAGCGCACGCATCCGCCCCACTCGCCAGCTTCGACGAACAACTGACACGCGTCGCCGCCGACCTCGGGCACACCGTCGTGCGCTAG
- the urtC gene encoding urea ABC transporter permease subunit UrtC, translated as MTRLRPWLPLIGIGVFAVLLLVVAPSVLSMHWINNLGKYCCYAIVAVGIGLAWGRGGMLVLGQGVFFGLGAYAMAMHLTLASAGPDSIPVFMILYDPLAPIPLFWEPFRSEVFTLIAIVALPVIVASILGFALFRRKVKGAYFAILTQALAVALATLVSSTIRETGGDTGLSDFKHFFGFVLKDNANKVMLYLIAAAILIVCMLVVWQLNRSRFGELLLATRDAEDRVRFLGYDPANIKLVAFVISAVMASIGGAMFVPIVGIITPQEIGAAASILMIAGVALGGRASLFGPVLGALAIGWGQSSISSSWPSGWTYILGLVFIVVILFLPKGLSSVFSRVKGLVPRMTDVKGTAA; from the coding sequence ATGACACGACTCAGACCATGGCTACCGCTCATCGGGATCGGCGTCTTCGCCGTGCTCCTGCTCGTGGTCGCGCCATCCGTGCTCTCGATGCACTGGATCAACAACCTCGGCAAATACTGCTGCTACGCGATCGTCGCGGTCGGCATCGGCCTCGCCTGGGGGCGCGGCGGCATGCTCGTCTTGGGCCAGGGAGTCTTCTTCGGGCTCGGCGCCTACGCCATGGCGATGCACCTCACGCTGGCCTCAGCCGGCCCCGACAGCATCCCGGTCTTCATGATCCTGTACGACCCGCTCGCACCGATCCCGCTGTTCTGGGAGCCGTTCCGCAGTGAGGTGTTCACGCTGATCGCGATCGTGGCGCTGCCGGTGATCGTGGCGTCGATCCTCGGGTTCGCGCTGTTCAGACGCAAGGTCAAGGGTGCATATTTCGCGATTCTCACCCAGGCCCTCGCGGTCGCCCTCGCCACCCTCGTCAGTTCCACCATTCGGGAGACCGGCGGTGACACTGGGCTCAGCGACTTCAAGCACTTCTTCGGCTTCGTACTCAAAGACAATGCCAACAAGGTCATGCTCTACCTGATCGCGGCCGCCATCCTCATTGTCTGCATGCTGGTGGTGTGGCAGCTCAACCGCAGCCGCTTCGGCGAGCTCCTGCTCGCCACGCGTGACGCGGAGGATCGCGTGCGGTTCCTCGGCTACGACCCCGCCAACATCAAGCTCGTCGCATTCGTGATCTCCGCCGTGATGGCCAGTATCGGCGGGGCGATGTTCGTGCCCATCGTCGGCATCATCACGCCGCAGGAGATCGGGGCCGCAGCATCCATCTTGATGATCGCCGGTGTCGCGCTGGGGGGCCGGGCGTCGCTCTTCGGCCCGGTGCTGGGGGCGCTGGCCATCGGCTGGGGCCAGTCGAGCATCTCCTCCAGCTGGCCGAGCGGATGGACCTACATCCTCGGCCTCGTCTTCATCGTCGTCATCCTCTTCCTCCCCAAGGGGCTGTCTTCGGTGTTCAGCAGGGTGAAGGGCCTCGTGCCGCGCATGACCGATGTGAAGGGAACCGCAGCATGA
- a CDS encoding DUF2130 domain-containing protein, with amino-acid sequence MSTQEIKCPGCGTVFTIDESSYADIVKQVRDKEFDQQLHERLALAEQEKKAALELAEAKASGALRDAAAASAAEVQELKAKLEASEVSQKMAVTEALALVEKQRDALANELEQARRDKRAAEDLAAERLAAELQKTASEKDAQIQELRSRLSSVEVAKKLELTEALNGVEKERDELRNGLEKVQLEKQLEVTSLKERFEVQLKDRDEAIERLRDMKAKLSTKMVGETLEQHCEYEFNRLRATAFPRAYFEKDNDARSGSKGDFIFRDTDAAGTEIVSIMFEMKNEADATASKKKNEDFFKELDKDRSEKGCEYAILVSLLEPESELYNTGIVDVSHRYPKMFVIRPQFFIQMITLLRNAAMSALEYKTELELVRAQNVDITNFEARISEFKQHFGRNWRLASDGFDEAVHRIDEAIKDLQKVKDALHKSANNLRLANDKAEDLSIKKLTRGNPTMAAKFAELEGVAE; translated from the coding sequence ATGAGCACGCAAGAGATCAAGTGCCCGGGCTGCGGCACGGTGTTCACGATCGACGAGTCGAGCTACGCCGACATCGTGAAGCAGGTGCGCGACAAGGAGTTCGACCAGCAGCTGCACGAGCGGCTGGCGCTCGCCGAGCAGGAGAAGAAGGCGGCGCTCGAACTCGCTGAGGCGAAGGCCTCGGGTGCGCTGAGGGATGCGGCGGCGGCGAGTGCGGCGGAGGTGCAGGAGCTGAAGGCGAAGCTCGAGGCATCCGAGGTCTCCCAGAAGATGGCGGTGACGGAGGCGCTGGCGCTCGTCGAGAAGCAGCGCGACGCCCTCGCGAATGAGTTGGAGCAGGCACGCAGGGACAAGAGGGCCGCTGAGGACCTCGCTGCGGAGCGGCTCGCGGCCGAGCTGCAGAAGACAGCGTCGGAGAAGGATGCCCAGATTCAGGAGCTGAGGTCGCGGCTGTCGTCTGTCGAGGTCGCGAAAAAGCTGGAACTCACCGAGGCGCTCAATGGTGTTGAGAAGGAGCGCGATGAGCTTCGCAACGGGCTCGAGAAGGTGCAGCTGGAGAAGCAGCTTGAGGTGACGTCGCTCAAGGAGCGCTTTGAGGTGCAGCTGAAGGATCGCGATGAGGCGATCGAGCGGCTGCGCGACATGAAGGCGAAGCTCTCGACCAAGATGGTTGGCGAGACGCTGGAGCAGCACTGCGAGTACGAGTTCAACAGGCTGCGGGCGACGGCGTTCCCGCGCGCGTACTTCGAGAAGGACAACGACGCGCGCAGCGGCAGCAAGGGTGACTTCATCTTCCGCGACACGGATGCTGCGGGCACCGAGATCGTGTCAATCATGTTCGAGATGAAGAATGAGGCGGATGCGACGGCCTCGAAGAAGAAGAACGAGGACTTCTTCAAGGAACTCGACAAGGACCGCAGCGAGAAGGGCTGCGAGTACGCGATCCTGGTCTCGCTGCTGGAGCCGGAGAGCGAGCTCTACAACACGGGGATCGTGGATGTCTCGCACCGCTACCCGAAGATGTTCGTCATCCGCCCGCAGTTCTTCATCCAGATGATCACGCTGCTGCGCAACGCCGCGATGAGTGCGCTTGAGTACAAGACCGAGCTGGAGCTGGTGCGGGCACAGAACGTGGACATCACCAACTTCGAGGCGCGGATCTCTGAGTTCAAGCAGCACTTCGGGCGCAATTGGCGGCTCGCGTCGGACGGTTTCGACGAGGCCGTGCACCGTATCGATGAGGCCATCAAAGACCTGCAGAAGGTGAAGGATGCGCTGCACAAGTCGGCGAACAACCTGCGGCTGGCGAACGACAAGGCCGAGGATTTGAGTATCAAGAAGCTGACGCGGGGGAACCCGACGATGGCGGCGAAGTTTGCTGAGTTGGAGGGTGTGGCCGAGTAA
- the urtE gene encoding urea ABC transporter ATP-binding subunit UrtE, which yields MLEIKGVTAGYGRTKVLHDVTVEIPTGQAISVMGHNGAGKTTLLRVATGLLPVMSGQVLINGEDVTKMAPSKRVKRGLGYVPQGQQSFTQMTTLENLQLVAKRQSDIDEVFDLFPVLKDLLGRRAGLLSGGQRQQLAIARTLLTKPKLLVLDEPTEGIQPNIVADIERVIIDLTRRGDLSVLLVEQHVGFALRSTSSYYVLQSGRITMTGNGGAEAVGAVRGAMAI from the coding sequence ATGCTTGAGATCAAGGGCGTGACCGCCGGCTACGGCCGCACCAAGGTGCTGCACGACGTCACCGTTGAGATTCCCACCGGCCAGGCCATCTCGGTCATGGGCCACAACGGCGCGGGCAAGACTACCCTGCTGCGCGTTGCCACCGGCCTGCTGCCCGTCATGAGCGGGCAGGTGCTCATCAACGGTGAGGATGTCACCAAGATGGCCCCATCGAAGCGGGTCAAGCGGGGCCTGGGGTACGTGCCCCAAGGCCAGCAATCGTTCACCCAGATGACGACGCTGGAGAACCTGCAACTTGTCGCCAAACGCCAGTCAGACATCGACGAGGTCTTCGACCTCTTCCCTGTGCTCAAAGACCTGTTGGGGCGACGTGCGGGACTCCTGTCAGGAGGTCAACGGCAGCAGCTCGCGATCGCACGCACACTCCTCACCAAGCCGAAGCTCCTCGTGCTCGACGAGCCCACGGAAGGCATCCAGCCCAATATCGTCGCCGACATCGAGCGGGTCATCATCGACCTGACGCGGCGCGGGGACCTCTCCGTGCTGCTCGTCGAACAACACGTCGGCTTCGCCCTGCGATCCACGAGCAGCTACTACGTGCTCCAGTCGGGCCGCATCACCATGACAGGGAACGGCGGCGCAGAAGCGGTCGGAGCCGTGCGCGGAGCGATGGCGATCTGA